TGGAGTTCGACGAAAAGAAGGCCAGGGTCCAGTTTCAACATCGGGGCAAGACGTACTACTTTTGCTCCGTGCCGTGCAAGGTCAGCTTCAGCAAGGAGCCGGAGAAATATGAGAAGGGGGCATAGACGAG
This is a stretch of genomic DNA from Dehalococcoidia bacterium. It encodes these proteins:
- a CDS encoding YHS domain-containing protein codes for the protein MVKDPVCGMEFDEKKARVQFQHRGKTYYFCSVPCKVSFSKEPEKYEKGA